Proteins encoded by one window of Blautia luti:
- a CDS encoding Rpn family recombination-promoting nuclease/putative transposase, with amino-acid sequence MSDIFMRNVFKQRECLEYVLQVIMEKQDLKVIDQIIQKDYKNLQGRSAIMDCVARDSEGKQFDVEIQQDNEGASPKRARYHSGLMDMNTLNPGQDFDELPESYVIFITRDDILGYGFPIYHIDRHIKEADDSFQDEAHIIYVNSRKQEDTELGRLMHDLHCKNADEMHSPVLAKRVHELKDTQKGVELMCHEMEKIYSEGMESGEKRGELKAKKETALSLAEMGLPVEKIAKAVNHNVKDVQKWIDETLCVTK; translated from the coding sequence ATGAGTGACATATTTATGAGAAATGTTTTCAAACAGAGAGAATGCCTGGAATATGTTCTGCAGGTCATTATGGAAAAACAGGATCTGAAAGTAATTGATCAGATCATCCAGAAGGATTATAAGAATCTGCAGGGACGATCCGCAATCATGGACTGTGTTGCCAGAGATTCCGAAGGCAAACAGTTTGACGTGGAGATCCAGCAGGATAATGAAGGTGCATCACCTAAGAGGGCACGTTACCATAGTGGTTTGATGGACATGAACACTTTAAATCCGGGTCAGGATTTTGATGAATTACCGGAAAGCTATGTGATCTTTATTACCAGGGATGACATCCTTGGGTATGGCTTTCCTATTTACCATATTGACAGGCATATCAAAGAAGCCGATGATAGCTTTCAGGACGAAGCACATATTATATATGTGAATTCCAGAAAACAGGAAGACACAGAACTTGGGAGACTTATGCATGATCTGCATTGTAAGAATGCGGATGAAATGCACAGTCCAGTTCTTGCAAAGAGGGTACATGAATTAAAAGACACGCAGAAAGGGGTTGAGCTTATGTGCCATGAAATGGAGAAAATTTATAGCGAGGGAATGGAAAGCGGCGAAAAGCGCGGTGAATTAAAGGCTAAAAAGGAAACAGCCCTTTCACTTGCTGAAATGGGATTACCTGTTGAAAAAATCGCAAAAGCTGTAAACCATAATGTGAAAGACGTCCAGAAGTGGATTGACGAAACTTTGTGTGTAACAAAATAA